In Polynucleobacter sp. es-EL-1, the following are encoded in one genomic region:
- a CDS encoding helix-turn-helix transcriptional regulator codes for MITSAQIRAARALLDWSRQTLSDRSGVGISALMRLESATGIPGGNIKTFEAVQKAFEKAGIAFIGSPDDGPGVRLFIKG; via the coding sequence TTGATTACAAGCGCTCAAATTCGTGCTGCAAGAGCGTTGCTTGACTGGTCTCGCCAGACACTTTCTGATCGTTCTGGTGTGGGAATTTCTGCGCTAATGCGCCTAGAGTCCGCCACTGGTATTCCAGGTGGAAATATCAAGACATTTGAGGCTGTCCAAAAAGCATTTGAAAAAGCAGGTATCGCATTCATTGGCAGTCCCGACGATGGTCCAGGCGTTCGGTTATTTATTAAAGGCTAA
- a CDS encoding NAD(P)-dependent oxidoreductase: protein MNKVGGIFLFGGSGFIGTRLADRLDSKCHHFLIIDKSRSIKYPGKTFIADVRNALQVHAEVFPNSVIVNLAAEHRDDVSPKVLYDQTNVQGAMNVCDLARSKGVNKIIFTSSVAVYGFALLGTDESGAIAPFNAYGRTKWEAEQVYKKWQAEDPHKRTLVIIRPTVVFGERNRGNVFNLLRQIASGKFIMIGDGLNRKSMAYVENVAAFLEYSLDFKPGVHIYNYIDKPDFTMNALVKHVNKLLGMSSDIKFRLPFSVGLLIGSCFDLVAKIIGKKFPISTIRVKKFCANSVYESAVESTGFIPPVTLMDAIEKTVRFEFIEDHKIEQVFYSE from the coding sequence ATGAATAAAGTTGGAGGTATTTTTTTATTTGGTGGGAGTGGCTTCATTGGAACTCGTCTTGCAGATCGGTTGGATTCTAAATGCCATCATTTTTTGATTATTGATAAATCGCGAAGTATTAAGTACCCTGGTAAGACATTTATTGCTGATGTTCGGAATGCATTGCAGGTTCATGCTGAAGTATTCCCTAACTCAGTAATAGTGAATTTAGCAGCTGAACATCGCGATGATGTTTCTCCAAAAGTTTTATATGACCAGACAAATGTTCAGGGGGCAATGAATGTCTGTGATTTAGCTCGGTCCAAAGGCGTTAATAAAATAATATTTACCAGTTCAGTGGCGGTGTATGGCTTTGCTCTCCTGGGAACAGATGAATCAGGAGCGATTGCACCCTTTAACGCCTATGGCCGCACTAAGTGGGAGGCTGAGCAAGTATACAAAAAATGGCAAGCCGAAGATCCTCATAAGCGGACCCTGGTAATTATTCGCCCGACAGTAGTATTTGGTGAAAGAAATCGTGGCAATGTTTTTAATTTGCTAAGGCAAATTGCCTCGGGTAAATTTATAATGATTGGTGATGGTCTGAACCGAAAATCAATGGCCTATGTTGAGAATGTTGCGGCATTTTTAGAATACTCATTAGATTTCAAGCCTGGTGTACATATCTATAACTATATTGATAAGCCTGATTTCACAATGAATGCTCTAGTTAAGCATGTTAATAAATTATTAGGTATGTCTTCCGATATTAAATTTAGGCTGCCATTTTCTGTTGGTCTTTTAATTGGATCTTGTTTTGATCTAGTTGCAAAGATTATTGGTAAAAAATTTCCTATAAGCACAATCAGAGTTAAAAAGTTTTGCGCTAATTCGGTATATGAGTCAGCTGTTGAGTCGACTGGCTTTATTCCTCCCGTGACTTTAATGGATGCGATTGAAAAGACAGTCCGTTTTGAGTTTATTGAAGACCACAAAATTGAGCAGGTTTTTTATTCTGAATAG
- a CDS encoding site-specific integrase, which produces MLNNQDSAQLGPKSPVKRKLKLVDLTRHSQQQATSSSDINRAIKLLQETIIKIEGAYAPSTIRAYRADFNDFIQYCVDRNANALPSHPNSIVQYISNLTASGRSSASIRRALCGLSAIHKLNRFDDPTKDPDVALEMRRMHRKLGRSSNQASGINTDVLEKFLIATDDSIRGIRDRALLLVAYDTLCRRSELVSLRVKDIKINVKNGNETSSILLRKSKTDQDSKGKWLHLGQRAHLALMDWIKELPKAQEYLMVGIDRGGSICGSGLNSGQINRIYKKIARNAGLDESSVKGISGHSMRVGAAQDLLNSGASMPIIMQRGRWSKTDTVMRYLELGNCQADSLVNN; this is translated from the coding sequence ATGCTTAATAATCAAGATTCTGCACAATTAGGCCCCAAAAGTCCAGTCAAAAGAAAGCTTAAGCTCGTTGACCTTACCAGACATAGCCAACAACAAGCTACTTCTTCCTCAGACATTAATCGAGCAATCAAACTACTACAAGAAACCATTATCAAAATTGAAGGCGCGTATGCGCCCTCTACCATTCGAGCTTATCGTGCAGACTTTAATGATTTCATCCAATATTGCGTAGACAGAAATGCAAATGCCCTACCATCCCATCCAAACTCAATTGTTCAGTACATATCCAATTTAACAGCTAGCGGCAGATCTTCTGCAAGTATCAGGCGAGCCTTGTGTGGGTTATCTGCGATTCATAAACTCAATCGATTCGATGATCCAACTAAGGATCCAGATGTCGCCCTTGAAATGAGAAGGATGCATCGTAAGCTAGGACGCTCCTCAAATCAAGCTAGTGGCATTAATACAGATGTCCTAGAAAAATTTCTGATAGCTACCGATGACTCCATTAGGGGGATTCGAGATCGTGCATTATTACTGGTGGCCTATGACACATTATGCAGACGTAGTGAATTGGTATCACTTCGGGTCAAGGATATAAAAATCAACGTTAAGAATGGCAATGAGACCTCATCCATTCTTTTAAGAAAAAGTAAAACGGATCAAGACTCCAAAGGGAAATGGTTGCATCTTGGTCAAAGAGCCCACCTAGCATTGATGGATTGGATAAAAGAGCTTCCCAAAGCCCAGGAATACCTCATGGTCGGCATTGATCGTGGTGGTAGCATTTGTGGTAGCGGTCTAAATTCTGGTCAGATCAATCGCATCTACAAGAAGATCGCCAGAAATGCCGGACTAGATGAATCCTCCGTTAAGGGGATCAGCGGTCACTCTATGCGAGTGGGCGCGGCTCAAGATTTATTAAATTCCGGCGCAAGCATGCCGATTATTATGCAGCGTGGAAGATGGTCAAAAACCGATACAGTTATGAGATATTTAGAGCTTGGAAATTGCCAAGCTGATTCTCTCGTCAACAATTAA
- a CDS encoding glycosyltransferase family 9 protein: protein MNIKKLKLFDNFLRSVINKIQVFKTKKSDDVILPDQILIIKLSAFGDSLCLIPSLRYFSKSFPDCKIDWLTTGRSSPKTFSEIKFIHEIIIFPLNIFRALIFLPSLIFKIKKYDLVIDCDQYYALSELIALFSRRSVGFSTPIKGSNFSHSISYDPLLNEILQFKLLFDEIPVPRNNSDVSFHADCLELTDNYQPTDFLKNAILNLDLQTKPLIVLYPGSGSNAKIRRWSASNYIELSNFLSEKFTVVFAGGADEIDLKTILSSSKKSIDWIGKWSLTEWAWILRHHTSMFVGNDGGLFHLADSQGARTLGIFGPSLYSKWGSINPRSRHIEISSLECRPCLRGHLGQVATVCARNDVACINQITVSQVLAVFQDAIKYEI from the coding sequence ATGAATATAAAAAAATTAAAATTGTTTGACAATTTCTTAAGAAGTGTAATTAATAAAATACAAGTTTTTAAGACAAAAAAATCGGATGATGTAATTCTTCCTGACCAAATTTTGATTATAAAGTTATCTGCCTTTGGGGATTCATTATGTTTGATCCCTTCTTTGAGGTACTTTTCAAAATCTTTTCCTGACTGCAAAATTGATTGGTTAACCACAGGACGATCATCCCCAAAAACTTTCAGTGAAATTAAATTTATTCATGAAATTATTATCTTTCCTTTGAATATTTTTCGCGCACTAATTTTTTTGCCATCTCTGATTTTTAAAATAAAAAAATATGATTTGGTGATCGACTGTGATCAATACTACGCGCTATCTGAGTTGATTGCTTTATTTTCAAGGCGCAGCGTTGGATTTTCAACGCCAATTAAAGGGTCAAATTTTTCTCATAGTATTTCTTATGACCCTCTTCTTAATGAGATATTACAATTCAAGTTGCTATTCGATGAGATTCCAGTCCCAAGAAATAATTCTGATGTTAGTTTTCATGCAGATTGTCTTGAGTTGACAGATAACTATCAACCAACTGATTTCTTAAAAAACGCGATACTTAATCTTGATTTGCAAACTAAGCCCCTAATTGTTCTCTATCCAGGCTCAGGAAGTAATGCAAAAATCAGAAGATGGAGTGCAAGTAACTATATTGAATTATCTAATTTTCTATCTGAGAAATTCACTGTTGTATTTGCTGGTGGCGCGGATGAAATTGATTTGAAGACCATCTTGTCTAGTTCCAAAAAATCTATTGATTGGATTGGTAAATGGTCTTTAACTGAATGGGCATGGATTCTTCGGCATCACACTAGTATGTTTGTGGGGAATGATGGCGGACTTTTTCATTTGGCCGACTCTCAGGGTGCGCGTACCTTGGGGATTTTTGGTCCCAGTCTTTATTCTAAATGGGGTTCAATCAACCCAAGGTCAAGACATATTGAAATTTCATCGTTGGAATGTCGCCCTTGTTTGCGTGGGCATTTGGGGCAGGTTGCAACCGTATGCGCGCGAAACGACGTTGCATGCATAAATCAAATTACGGTATCCCAGGTTCTTGCTGTTTTCCAGGATGCAATTAAATATGAAATATAA